The following coding sequences are from one Pelagovum sp. HNIBRBA483 window:
- the nth gene encoding endonuclease III — protein sequence MVKQLDYHTIREIFTRFRDMESEPKGELDHVNAYTLVVAVALSAQATDAGVNRATRELFKIADTPQKMLELGEEGLIAHIKTIGLFRNKAKNVIKLSRILVEEYGGEVPNSRAALQSLPGVGRKTANVVLNMWWRFPAQAVDTHIFRVGNRTGIAMGKNVDAVERAIEDHIPADFQLHAHHWLILHGRYICVARKPKCGACLIRDLCKFEDKSI from the coding sequence ATGGTAAAGCAGCTTGACTATCACACGATCCGAGAGATCTTCACTCGTTTTCGCGACATGGAGTCCGAGCCGAAGGGAGAGCTCGACCATGTGAATGCTTATACGCTCGTGGTGGCGGTGGCGCTATCTGCGCAGGCGACGGATGCGGGTGTGAACCGCGCGACGCGGGAACTTTTCAAGATTGCTGATACGCCCCAAAAGATGCTTGAGCTGGGCGAAGAGGGCCTGATCGCACATATCAAGACGATTGGACTGTTCCGCAACAAAGCTAAGAATGTAATCAAGCTGTCCCGTATTCTGGTTGAAGAATACGGCGGTGAAGTCCCGAATTCCCGCGCAGCGCTGCAATCCCTACCCGGGGTCGGGCGGAAGACGGCCAACGTGGTGCTGAACATGTGGTGGCGCTTTCCAGCGCAGGCGGTGGACACGCATATCTTCCGCGTGGGCAATCGTACTGGCATAGCGATGGGCAAGAACGTGGATGCCGTCGAGCGCGCGATCGAGGACCATATCCCTGCTGATTTTCAGCTCCATGCGCATCATTGGCTAATATTGCACGGGCGTTATATCTGCGTGGCGCGCAAACCAAAATGCGGAGCCTGTTTGATCAGGGATCTCTGCAAGTTCGAGGATAAGAGCATATGA
- a CDS encoding adenosine kinase gives MKKFQVVGIGNAMVDVLTRAEDSFLDEAGIEKGIMQLIDMERAVALYGQIGPAREISGGSAANTIAGIAQLGGRTAYVGKVKDDQLGAIFAHDLRAQGAEYQTALAPKNADGETGRCIVVVTPDGERSMNTYLGVTEFLEPSDIDPEMMGDAEWIYLEGYRFDGPDSHAAFAKAINACKGRGGKVALTLSDPFCVERHRDAFRMMIREDVDLLFCNRAEMLSMYQTDDFDEALKQAGEEVEMVACTDSEHGAHVISGRVRRHAPAVPTQIVDATGAGDLFAGAFMWGLVNGHDAETCGRMGCVAASEIISHIGARPEADLKALFTKHGLI, from the coding sequence ATGAAGAAGTTTCAGGTTGTCGGTATCGGGAACGCGATGGTGGATGTTCTAACCCGCGCCGAAGACTCGTTTCTGGACGAAGCAGGGATTGAAAAAGGCATCATGCAACTGATCGATATGGAGCGCGCGGTCGCGCTTTATGGCCAGATCGGGCCGGCGCGTGAGATCTCTGGAGGGTCTGCGGCAAACACGATTGCCGGCATTGCCCAGCTTGGTGGCCGGACGGCCTATGTCGGCAAAGTGAAAGACGATCAGCTTGGCGCGATTTTCGCGCATGACTTGCGGGCGCAGGGAGCGGAGTATCAAACTGCGCTAGCCCCGAAAAACGCAGATGGCGAGACTGGGCGCTGCATTGTGGTGGTGACGCCGGATGGCGAGCGTTCAATGAATACCTACCTCGGCGTTACCGAGTTTCTGGAACCCTCCGACATCGACCCCGAAATGATGGGTGATGCGGAGTGGATCTATCTGGAGGGCTACAGGTTTGACGGACCCGACAGCCATGCGGCCTTCGCCAAGGCAATCAATGCTTGCAAGGGGCGGGGCGGTAAAGTCGCGTTGACGCTCTCTGATCCGTTTTGCGTGGAAAGGCACCGCGATGCCTTCCGCATGATGATCCGCGAGGACGTCGACCTGTTGTTCTGCAACCGCGCCGAGATGCTATCGATGTATCAGACGGACGATTTTGACGAGGCGCTCAAGCAGGCCGGCGAGGAGGTCGAAATGGTCGCCTGCACCGATAGCGAGCATGGGGCGCATGTGATTTCTGGTCGGGTGCGGCGGCATGCGCCCGCTGTACCGACGCAGATTGTGGATGCAACAGGCGCGGGTGACCTGTTTGCGGGAGCCTTCATGTGGGGGCTGGTCAATGGCCATGATGCCGAAACCTGCGGCCGCATGGGGTGTGTTGCTGCCTCGGAAATCATCAGCCACATCGGCGCGCGCCCCGAGGCGGACCTCAAGGCGCTATTTACTAAACACGGTTTGATTTGA
- a CDS encoding OsmC family protein, with protein sequence MKARVKWAESRTFIGTSGTGHSIVLGTRPNPDAPTPGPSPMELVLMGTAGCSSYDVVSILEKGRERIEDCVCDIDGERATEDPKVFTKVHMQFTISGRGLNEKKVARAVDLSVEKYCSAVATLAKTADVTHAFTIIDTSE encoded by the coding sequence ATGAAAGCGCGCGTTAAATGGGCCGAAAGCCGGACCTTCATAGGAACCTCTGGCACCGGCCATTCAATCGTATTGGGCACTCGCCCCAACCCCGATGCACCGACACCCGGCCCGAGCCCAATGGAACTGGTTCTTATGGGAACGGCCGGCTGTTCCTCCTACGATGTCGTATCCATCCTTGAAAAAGGCCGCGAGCGGATCGAGGATTGCGTGTGCGATATTGATGGTGAGCGCGCCACTGAAGACCCTAAGGTCTTCACCAAAGTGCATATGCAATTCACGATATCGGGGCGCGGCTTGAACGAAAAGAAAGTCGCACGCGCAGTAGATCTGTCAGTCGAGAAATACTGCTCCGCCGTTGCAACATTGGCCAAAACTGCCGATGTCACTCACGCCTTCACGATCATTGACACAAGCGAGTGA
- a CDS encoding sulfotransferase family protein, with amino-acid sequence MGFPGTWMTESESVIYRVVPKCACSTIGQVLYYSDHGTYFDGDIHDAQSGMHKWAFDASKDAISEAVTAQQAYAFTCVRNPYTRILSSFFDKICGIQRNGRRYRGNLVPLLIQKYGIEVGDPATGFEFDQIKSFRRFLLFARDTIRWRRPMDPDIHWSAMSGHISTFIANGGRYNHIFWTEKFNEGMQVVLDNIETPHPVDLAQTPRFNESEGHGPKRAHPVEDYFDDLSMHLVYEMYKKDFQLFRYDFENPANKLPTGEIDLAEIHAKLGE; translated from the coding sequence ATGGGATTTCCCGGCACTTGGATGACTGAAAGCGAGAGCGTGATCTATCGCGTGGTTCCCAAATGTGCCTGCTCAACGATCGGTCAGGTTCTCTATTACTCGGACCACGGAACATATTTCGATGGCGACATCCACGATGCGCAATCCGGTATGCATAAATGGGCTTTTGATGCCAGCAAGGACGCCATTTCAGAAGCCGTCACCGCCCAGCAAGCCTATGCTTTCACATGCGTGCGCAACCCATACACCCGCATTTTGTCTTCCTTTTTTGACAAAATATGCGGCATCCAACGAAACGGGCGTCGCTATCGCGGCAACCTTGTCCCACTGCTCATCCAGAAATACGGAATCGAGGTCGGTGATCCCGCTACTGGCTTCGAGTTCGACCAGATCAAGAGCTTTCGCCGCTTCCTGCTCTTCGCGCGCGATACCATCCGCTGGCGCCGCCCGATGGATCCTGACATTCACTGGTCCGCGATGTCTGGCCACATCTCCACATTCATTGCCAATGGCGGCCGCTATAATCACATTTTCTGGACCGAGAAGTTCAACGAGGGCATGCAGGTTGTTCTCGACAATATCGAGACCCCTCACCCTGTTGACCTCGCCCAGACCCCGCGCTTCAACGAAAGTGAAGGTCATGGCCCCAAGCGCGCGCATCCGGTTGAAGACTATTTCGACGATCTTTCGATGCATCTGGTCTACGAGATGTACAAGAAAGACTTCCAGCTCTTCCGCTACGACTTTGAAAACCCCGCTAACAAGTTGCCGACCGGCGAAATCGACCTTGCCGAAATTCATGCAAAGCTGGGTGAATAG